CGACGTCGCGGTGCAGTCCTGCACACTCGCCGACTTCGCCCGCTATGGTGCCAACGTCACCGACACGGAAGACGTGGTGAACTGGCCGCTGCAGATCGCTGACGTGATGGCATCGGTGCTGTTGGTCGAGACCGAAGATGGCGTGAAAGCCAGCTTCCGTAGCAAGACCGGCGGCCCGGACGTCGCCGCCCTTGCCAGCACCTTCGGCGGCGGCGGTCATGTGCGGGCAGCGGGGGCAAGGTTGGCGGACCTCACCCTCGACGACGCCAGGCAAAAGATCATTGGTTCCCTGGCGTAAGCGGCAACAGGGTGTCGAGGTTTGGCACGGTCCCGATCCTGCGATACCCTTTGCGTCTCCATGGCACGCGTAGATATCGAAAACGTCCGCAAGGTTTACGATGGTGGCGTTGAAGCCGTCAAGGGCATCAACCTTAACATCAAGGACGAAGAGTTGGTCGTGCTCGTCGGCCCGTCGGGCTGCGGCAAGTCGACGACGCTCCGCATGGTCGCCGGGCTCGAGGAGATCACCTCCGGCACCATCTCCATCGGCGGCAACGTCGTGAACAACGTCGCCCCCAAGGACCGCGACATCGCCATGGTGTTCCAGAACTACGCCCTGTACCCGCACATGACG
The DNA window shown above is from Planctomycetota bacterium and carries:
- a CDS encoding ATP-binding cassette domain-containing protein — protein: MARVDIENVRKVYDGGVEAVKGINLNIKDEELVVLVGPSGCGKSTTLRMVAGLEEITSGTISIGGNVVNNVAPKDRDIAMVFQNYALYPHMT